Proteins encoded in a region of the Quercus lobata isolate SW786 chromosome 8, ValleyOak3.0 Primary Assembly, whole genome shotgun sequence genome:
- the LOC115958201 gene encoding geranylgeranyl pyrophosphate synthase, chloroplastic-like, whose product MSRAMVLSKEITLKGHEHESKPTFNFESYMVQKAISINQALDAAIPFKGHHNKIQEAMRYSLLAGGKRVRPVLCIAACELVGGTESIAMPAACAIEMIHTMSLIHDDLPCMDNDDLRRGRPSSHKVFGEAVAVLTGDALLALAFDHITSVSTMGVPPTRVVHAIKVLAKSVGHEGLAAGQLADISSEGLSVSDIGLEQLEFIHLHKTAALFEGTVAVGAILGGGSNEEVEKLRRFARHIGLLFQVVDDILDVTKSAQELGKTAGKDLVADKITYPKLMGIDKSREFAEKLNKEAQDSLSGFDSVKAAPLFALANCIAHRQN is encoded by the coding sequence ATGAGCCGTGCAATGGTCCTTTCCAAGGAAATTACTCTCAAAGGACATGAACATGAGTCAAAACCCACTTTCAACTTCGAATCCTACATGGTCCAGAAAGCCATTTCCATCAACCAAGCCCTCGACGCAGCCATTCCATTCAAAGGTCATCACAATAAGATCCAAGAAGCCATGCGCTACTCCCTTCTTGCAGGTGGCAAGCGAGTCCGCCCTGTCCTCTGCATTGCTGCCTGTGAACTCGTAGGTGGCACCGAGTCCATAGCCATGCCCGCTGCCTGTGCTATCGAGATGATACACACCATGTCATTGATCCACGACGACCTTCCTTGCATGGACAATGATGACCTCCGACGAGGAAGGCCCTCGAGTCACAAAGTTTTTGGTGAAGCTGTTGCTGTTCTAACCGGCGATGCACTTCTAGCCTTGGCGTTCGATCACATAACATCAGTTTCCACAATGGGCGTGCCTCCCACAAGGGTAGTTCATGCGATTAAGGTGTTGGCCAAGTCAGTAGGACACGAAGGACTCGCTGCTGGGCAATTAGCCGATATAAGTTCAGAGGGTCTCTCAGTCTCTGATATTGGATTGGAACAGCTTGAGTTCATTCATCTGCATAAGACTGCAGCATTGTTTGAAGGGACAGTAGCAGTGGGAGCTATTTTGGGAGGTGGGTCTAATGAGGAGGTTGAGAAGTTGAGGAGGTTTGCGAGGCATATTGGGTTGCTGTTCCAGGTGGTGGATGACATTCTTGATGTGACAAAGTCGGCCCAAGAGTTGGGGAAGACTGCGGGCAAAGACTTGGTTGCAGATAAGATTACATATCCGAAGCTAATGGGGATCGACAAGTCTAGGGAGTTTGCTGAAAAACTGAACAAGGAAGCTCAGGATTCGCTCTCTGGGTTTGATTCAGTGAAGGCTGCGCCATTGTTTGCTCTCGCGAATTGTATTGCTCATAGGCAAAACTAG